The following proteins come from a genomic window of Deltaproteobacteria bacterium RIFCSPHIGHO2_02_FULL_44_16:
- a CDS encoding methionine synthase — MSDNRQQRVKALKQALQERILVLDGAMGTALQGFNLTADDFGGEKYEGCNEHLILTRPDVVKKIHNSYLEAGADIIETNTFGGTPLVLAEYDLQEKAYEINKRGAEIARGCADSFSTAAQPRWIAGSIGPTTKAITVTGGVTFQQLIDHFYAQAKGLYDGGVDYFLIETCQDTRNIKAAILGIQKLFQEGRQPLPIAVSGTIENTGTMLAGQSAEALVVSLSHLDLLYIGINCATGPDFMTDHIRSMSGLAPFSVACVPNAGLPDVDGNYLETPQMMATILARFCEAGWINLLGGCCGTTPAHIRTFVDVAKKYRPRVPKKQGTSLLAGIELLEVTDEKRPMLVGERTNVIGSRKFKKLICEEKFDEASEIARAQVKAGAHVIDVCLANPDRDELSDMKQFLEKVIHKIKVPLMIDSTDEKVVELALTYSQGKAIINSINLEDGEERFEKIIPLVKKYGAAVVVGCIDDDPQQGMGVTRERKLEIATRSHELLTKKHGLPSEDIYWDPLVFPCATGDAQYIGSAAETIEGVGLIKQKLPQTKTVLGISNVSFGLPPAGREVLNSVFLHHCVKKGLDLAIVNAEQLVRFASISEEELQLADDLLYNRGEDPIAAFAAFYRGKKKEKQVSSREHMSLDERLAAYIVEGTKDGLFPDLDATLKEERSPLEVINGPLMKGMDEVGRLFNNNELIVAEVLQSAESMKAAVEYLKPHMPKNENTSSRGKVILATVKGDVHDIGKNLVEIILSNNGFEVVNLGIKVPSEQLIKAISEHRPDIVGLSGLLVKSAQQMQLTADDLNRAGIDLPIMVGGAALSENFTNKRIAPAYGEGTVVYAKDAMEGLNLARRIRNPKEFILLKEKLKTKQTASVENEKIEALKQESAQQRSSLIETASLPVPPDFEPHILTNTPLDHIWPYINNLMLYTRHLGVKGKYVKLLDAKKFDELKKDPEEGRKAFEIFETLEELKKECRAGLMHVKATFQFFRATSHGNTIDLFQNVVSKRVLPSAVFRPSRLSRETLPEAPPTSPDSWNFEKDLLSPDATFTFPRQQKEEGLCLADYVLPKERDAIDTVALFVVTAGKGIRHLAEKWKQEGLYLKSHLIQALAIETAEAYAEMLHAKLRSMWGFPDPIDMTMMQRFQAKYRGKRYSFGYPACPNLEDQKTLFDLLSPKNIGVELTEGFMMDPEASVSAIVFHHPQCTYFGV; from the coding sequence ATGTCAGATAACCGACAACAACGCGTGAAAGCCTTGAAACAGGCGCTTCAGGAACGAATTCTCGTCCTTGATGGGGCCATGGGGACAGCACTGCAAGGTTTTAATCTGACAGCCGATGATTTCGGAGGAGAAAAATATGAAGGATGTAATGAGCATCTGATTCTGACGCGGCCCGATGTCGTTAAAAAAATTCACAACAGCTATTTAGAAGCGGGGGCTGATATTATTGAAACGAACACATTTGGCGGCACTCCTCTGGTGCTCGCTGAATACGATTTGCAAGAGAAAGCATATGAGATCAACAAACGTGGTGCTGAAATAGCTCGCGGCTGCGCTGATTCCTTTTCAACTGCTGCGCAGCCACGGTGGATTGCTGGTTCCATTGGTCCCACCACAAAAGCCATTACGGTCACTGGCGGTGTTACGTTTCAACAACTCATTGATCATTTTTATGCGCAAGCAAAAGGTCTCTATGATGGTGGTGTCGATTATTTTCTGATCGAAACCTGTCAAGATACGCGCAACATTAAAGCAGCTATTCTTGGCATTCAAAAATTATTTCAGGAAGGGCGACAGCCCCTGCCGATTGCAGTTTCCGGAACGATTGAAAACACCGGAACTATGCTGGCTGGACAATCTGCTGAAGCACTTGTCGTTTCACTTTCACATCTCGATCTTCTCTATATCGGTATTAACTGCGCTACTGGTCCTGACTTCATGACCGATCACATCCGTTCGATGTCAGGGCTAGCGCCCTTTTCTGTTGCTTGTGTGCCAAATGCCGGCTTGCCCGATGTCGATGGAAATTATCTTGAGACACCACAAATGATGGCAACGATTCTCGCACGCTTTTGCGAGGCGGGATGGATCAATCTCCTCGGCGGTTGCTGTGGCACCACTCCAGCGCATATTCGAACATTTGTGGACGTGGCAAAGAAATATCGACCGCGTGTTCCAAAAAAACAAGGGACCAGCCTTTTGGCGGGGATTGAACTTCTCGAAGTCACCGATGAAAAACGACCGATGCTTGTGGGAGAGCGAACCAATGTCATCGGCAGTCGAAAATTTAAAAAACTGATTTGCGAAGAAAAGTTCGACGAAGCGAGTGAAATTGCGCGAGCGCAAGTGAAAGCTGGAGCTCATGTCATTGATGTTTGTCTCGCAAATCCTGACCGAGATGAACTGTCAGACATGAAACAGTTCCTCGAAAAAGTGATTCATAAAATCAAAGTTCCACTCATGATTGATTCCACGGATGAAAAAGTTGTGGAACTGGCACTCACCTATTCTCAAGGCAAAGCCATTATTAACTCTATTAATCTTGAAGATGGCGAAGAGCGCTTTGAAAAAATTATTCCACTGGTGAAAAAATATGGCGCTGCTGTTGTCGTGGGATGTATTGATGATGACCCACAACAAGGGATGGGAGTCACACGAGAGCGCAAACTTGAAATTGCAACACGATCGCATGAACTCCTTACCAAAAAACATGGTCTTCCTTCTGAAGATATTTACTGGGATCCACTTGTCTTCCCATGCGCGACTGGCGATGCACAGTACATCGGTTCTGCAGCAGAAACCATTGAAGGTGTCGGACTCATCAAACAAAAACTTCCACAAACAAAAACGGTTCTGGGTATCTCCAATGTCTCGTTTGGTTTGCCGCCAGCTGGACGCGAAGTTCTCAATTCTGTTTTTCTTCATCATTGCGTCAAAAAGGGTCTCGACCTCGCAATTGTGAATGCAGAGCAGCTCGTGCGCTTTGCTTCTATTTCAGAAGAAGAGTTACAACTTGCGGATGACCTTCTTTACAATCGTGGTGAAGATCCAATCGCAGCTTTTGCTGCGTTCTATCGTGGAAAGAAAAAAGAAAAGCAGGTCTCTTCTCGCGAGCACATGTCGCTCGATGAACGACTCGCCGCATATATTGTTGAAGGAACAAAAGATGGTCTCTTTCCAGATTTAGATGCAACATTAAAAGAGGAGCGCAGTCCTTTGGAAGTAATCAATGGCCCTCTCATGAAAGGGATGGATGAAGTCGGTCGTCTTTTTAATAACAATGAATTGATTGTCGCTGAAGTGTTGCAAAGCGCTGAGTCGATGAAAGCGGCGGTTGAATATTTAAAACCACACATGCCAAAAAATGAGAACACGTCTTCCCGCGGAAAAGTTATCCTCGCAACGGTGAAAGGTGATGTGCACGATATCGGAAAAAATCTCGTCGAAATTATTCTTTCGAATAACGGATTTGAAGTGGTCAACCTTGGCATCAAAGTGCCATCAGAACAGCTGATCAAAGCGATCTCAGAGCACCGCCCTGATATCGTCGGTCTCTCAGGGCTTCTCGTGAAATCAGCGCAGCAGATGCAACTGACTGCTGATGATTTGAATCGTGCAGGCATTGATCTTCCGATTATGGTGGGAGGCGCTGCGCTTTCAGAAAATTTTACCAATAAACGCATCGCTCCTGCATACGGCGAAGGAACAGTGGTCTATGCAAAAGATGCGATGGAAGGTTTAAATCTCGCGCGTCGTATTCGAAATCCGAAAGAATTTATTTTGTTGAAAGAAAAATTAAAAACAAAGCAAACAGCATCGGTTGAAAATGAAAAAATTGAGGCGCTGAAACAAGAATCTGCGCAGCAGAGATCTTCTCTCATAGAAACAGCGTCGCTTCCAGTTCCACCTGATTTTGAACCGCATATTCTTACCAACACCCCGCTCGATCACATCTGGCCCTACATTAACAATCTCATGCTCTATACACGTCATCTTGGTGTGAAGGGAAAATATGTAAAACTCCTGGATGCAAAAAAATTTGATGAACTCAAAAAGGACCCAGAAGAAGGACGTAAGGCCTTTGAAATATTTGAAACGCTTGAAGAGCTGAAAAAAGAATGCCGCGCTGGCCTCATGCACGTGAAAGCGACCTTTCAATTCTTTCGTGCAACAAGTCATGGCAATACAATAGACCTTTTTCAAAACGTTGTTTCGAAACGGGTCCTGCCGTCTGCGGTGTTCCGGCCCTCCCGCTTATCGCGGGAGACCCTCCCGGAAGCACCTCCGACGTCACCCGATTCATGGAATTTTGAAAAAGATCTATTGTCACCAGATGCAACCTTTACATTTCCACGACAACAAAAAGAAGAGGGTCTATGTCTCGCTGATTATGTGCTTCCAAAAGAACGAGATGCTATTGACACCGTCGCTCTTTTTGTTGTTACGGCCGGAAAAGGCATTCGCCATCTCGCAGAGAAATGGAAGCAAGAAGGACTTTATCTCAAATCGCATCTCATCCAAGCACTCGCGATTGAAACAGCTGAAGCCTATGCAGAAATGTTACATGCGAAACTTCGCTCTATGTGGGGTTTCCCTGATCCAATTGACATGACCATGATGCAGCGCTTTCAAGCAAAATATCGTGGCAAGCGATATTCTTTTGGATATCCGGCATGTCCGAATCTGGAAGATCAGAAAACACTTTTCGATCTTTTATCTCCAAAAAACATTGGCGTCGAACTCACCGAAGGATTCATGATGGATCCTGAGGCGAGCGTCTCCGCCATTGTTTTTCATCATCCACAGTGTACGTATTTTGGTGTTTAA
- a CDS encoding cell filamentation protein Fic codes for MKTLQQFENELREVPASAAWYIGDLGEARGKQELFTRQSQQRLKVLRQHALIESAVSSNRIEGVTVDQDRVKAVILGRSALHDRDEEEIRGYRNALKWIHEKKPMITEKTIKELHHLARGKIGDAGQYKTKDSDIIERHTDGTYTVRFKTASAKETSKNMKELVSLWQDHLKNKAIHPLVILAGFNLDFLCVHPLRDGNGRVSRLLLLLQLYHLGYEVGRYISLERLIEENKERYYETLKLSSQGWHEGKHDPWHYINFLLFILKEAYKEFEKRAGQIKEPKGAKTELIEAAIRSLGNGFTVSDLEKSCPTVSRDMIRRVLHNLKKAKKVECLARGPGATWKQKG; via the coding sequence ATGAAAACTCTCCAACAATTCGAAAATGAACTCAGAGAAGTACCGGCATCTGCCGCATGGTATATTGGCGACCTTGGAGAAGCACGCGGTAAGCAAGAACTCTTCACACGGCAATCTCAACAGAGACTCAAGGTCCTACGTCAGCATGCGTTGATTGAAAGTGCGGTCTCGTCCAATCGGATCGAAGGAGTAACGGTTGATCAAGATCGTGTAAAAGCCGTGATTCTAGGCCGCTCAGCTCTGCACGATAGAGATGAAGAGGAGATACGGGGATATCGCAATGCACTTAAGTGGATTCACGAAAAGAAGCCAATGATTACGGAAAAAACGATCAAAGAACTTCATCATCTCGCTCGGGGAAAAATTGGAGACGCTGGGCAATACAAAACAAAGGACAGTGATATTATCGAACGCCACACAGATGGTACATATACTGTTCGCTTCAAAACCGCTTCTGCAAAAGAGACATCCAAAAATATGAAGGAGCTTGTTTCGTTGTGGCAAGATCATCTCAAAAATAAAGCTATTCATCCACTTGTCATTTTGGCGGGATTTAATCTCGATTTTCTTTGCGTACATCCCTTGCGCGATGGCAATGGTCGTGTGTCGCGATTGCTGCTTCTGCTTCAGCTTTATCATCTGGGTTATGAAGTTGGACGGTACATTAGTCTTGAACGACTGATCGAAGAAAACAAAGAACGTTACTACGAAACCTTGAAGCTCAGCTCACAGGGTTGGCATGAGGGAAAGCATGATCCGTGGCACTACATCAACTTTTTACTATTCATTCTCAAAGAAGCCTACAAGGAATTTGAAAAAAGAGCCGGACAAATCAAAGAACCTAAAGGAGCCAAAACAGAATTGATTGAAGCGGCAATTCGATCACTGGGAAATGGATTCACGGTTTCGGATCTAGAAAAATCCTGCCCTACTGTCAGTCGTGACATGATTCGCCGTGTGCTCCACAATTTGAAGAAAGCAAAAAAGGTTGAATGCCTTGCACGGGGCCCAGGGGCCACCTGGAAGCAAAAAGGGTAA
- a CDS encoding ferrous iron transport protein B translates to MKTFLLVGNPNTGKTTLFNALTGLHQKVGNYAGVTVEKKEGTFHVNDQKIRLIDLPGTYSLTPSSPDEEIVVQTLLGLSSEKMSIDGVIVVADATNLERNLYLTTQVIDCGFPTILAVNMIDEAKKKGQSIELELLSKRLGIPVFFTAANKKRGVAELKTYLATETLRAPPSILTQLQLSSSVRSHLEQLEPHLAHISHSNSRRAEALRLLSRDDKLETYPQKQNLLKLCSTIHYMLETEHVDWKSLEADARYQWINHVCKSACSRLLQKPKTSMTDRIDAIVTHRMVGPLFFFLIVGIIFQALFSWATFPMDFIDSFFGKASNVIHRTLPEGPIRSLLADGAVAGIGGIIIFLPQIAFLFFFIALLEDSGYMARAAFVMEQLMAKFGLHGKSFIPLISSFACAIPGIMATRTIESKRDRLITILIAPLMSCSARLPVYTLLIAACIPSLTFLGIFNLQGIVMWSLYLLGVIAAIAVAFLLKKTILKTPSLPFFIELPPYRLPQFSNVFKKTWERSKLFLTNAGTIIFALSIILWFLTSYPKPKNHVAENSFQNGQMIRVASTSDPRGAPRQRGGGTTETTGPVSENNFEMNSSESKIAYSFAGRMGKAIEPLIEPLGFNWKIGIGLIASFAAREVFISTMAIVYSLEDTDETSESLISAIRNDVHADGRKVFNPLVALSLLVFYVLACQCISTVAVVKRETNSWRWPIFMVVYMTLLAYGASFIVYQGGKYFFPL, encoded by the coding sequence ATGAAAACTTTTCTCCTTGTTGGAAATCCTAATACCGGCAAAACCACTCTTTTCAATGCTCTCACCGGTCTTCATCAAAAAGTCGGAAACTATGCAGGAGTCACCGTTGAAAAAAAAGAAGGAACGTTTCACGTCAACGATCAAAAAATTCGTCTCATTGATCTTCCTGGCACCTACAGTCTGACACCGAGTTCTCCTGACGAAGAGATTGTGGTCCAAACTCTATTGGGCCTTTCATCAGAGAAAATGTCCATTGATGGCGTCATTGTCGTTGCTGATGCCACGAATCTCGAACGAAATCTTTATCTCACCACACAAGTCATTGATTGCGGTTTTCCGACAATTCTTGCGGTCAACATGATCGACGAAGCCAAGAAAAAGGGACAATCCATTGAATTGGAGCTTCTTTCAAAGCGACTCGGAATTCCGGTTTTTTTTACGGCAGCAAATAAAAAAAGGGGTGTTGCTGAACTCAAAACGTATCTTGCCACAGAGACACTGCGTGCACCCCCTTCCATTTTGACACAACTGCAGCTCTCCTCTTCGGTTCGTTCACACTTAGAACAACTTGAACCGCATCTTGCTCATATCTCTCATTCCAATTCACGACGTGCGGAAGCGCTTCGTCTCCTTTCGCGAGATGACAAACTCGAAACTTATCCGCAGAAGCAAAATCTTTTGAAACTCTGTTCTACGATTCATTACATGCTCGAAACAGAACATGTTGATTGGAAATCTCTTGAAGCAGATGCGCGTTATCAGTGGATCAACCATGTCTGCAAATCTGCGTGCTCACGTCTTTTGCAGAAACCAAAGACTTCAATGACAGATCGCATTGATGCCATTGTCACCCATCGCATGGTGGGTCCGCTCTTCTTTTTTCTGATCGTCGGTATTATCTTCCAGGCTCTTTTTAGTTGGGCTACATTTCCGATGGACTTCATCGATAGTTTCTTTGGAAAAGCGAGCAATGTCATTCATCGGACGCTTCCCGAAGGACCAATTCGAAGTCTACTGGCTGATGGAGCAGTGGCGGGCATTGGCGGGATTATTATTTTTCTTCCTCAAATCGCGTTTCTTTTTTTCTTTATCGCGCTTCTTGAAGACTCTGGCTATATGGCACGCGCGGCATTTGTCATGGAACAGTTGATGGCAAAATTTGGTCTTCACGGAAAATCGTTCATCCCGCTCATCAGTTCTTTTGCATGTGCCATTCCGGGCATTATGGCCACACGAACGATTGAATCGAAACGAGATCGACTCATTACCATTCTCATCGCACCCCTCATGAGTTGTAGCGCACGGCTTCCGGTGTATACGCTTCTCATTGCCGCATGCATTCCGTCACTCACGTTTCTTGGCATCTTCAATCTTCAAGGTATTGTCATGTGGAGTCTCTATCTTTTAGGCGTTATCGCGGCTATTGCGGTTGCTTTTCTGCTCAAAAAAACAATTCTAAAAACTCCCTCACTCCCCTTTTTCATTGAGCTTCCTCCTTATCGTCTTCCTCAATTTTCAAATGTCTTTAAAAAAACGTGGGAGCGATCAAAACTTTTTTTGACGAATGCCGGGACGATTATCTTTGCCCTCTCGATCATCCTTTGGTTTTTGACGAGTTATCCGAAACCGAAAAATCATGTTGCAGAGAATTCATTTCAAAATGGACAAATGATTCGGGTGGCGTCGACGTCGGATCCCAGGGGCGCCCCGCGTCAGCGGGGAGGTGGAACGACGGAGACGACAGGACCCGTATCAGAAAATAATTTTGAAATGAATTCTTCTGAGTCAAAAATCGCGTATAGTTTCGCCGGCCGCATGGGAAAAGCCATTGAACCTCTCATTGAACCGCTCGGTTTTAATTGGAAAATCGGAATCGGTTTGATCGCTTCTTTTGCAGCACGTGAAGTTTTTATCAGCACGATGGCCATTGTCTATAGTCTCGAAGATACTGACGAAACTTCTGAATCACTGATAAGTGCAATCAGAAATGACGTTCATGCAGATGGACGAAAAGTTTTTAATCCGCTTGTGGCCTTAAGTCTTCTCGTTTTTTATGTGCTCGCTTGTCAGTGCATTTCTACTGTTGCGGTCGTCAAACGCGAAACCAACTCCTGGCGTTGGCCCATTTTTATGGTCGTCTATATGACTCTTCTCGCTTACGGGGCTTCGTTTATCGTCTATCAAGGAGGAAAATATTTTTTCCCTCTGTAA
- a CDS encoding dihydrolipoyl dehydrogenase: MTEQTFDLIVIGAGPAGYVASIRAAQLGINVACVEKEYLGGTCLNVGCIPSKALLESSELYFQAKHGMKDHGINVGDLTIDLQKFMDRKNQIVSKFTSNIGMLFKKKKVTSIKGRAKFTSTTTLEVTSSEGTKTVSAKNILIATGSAPVAIPNVPFDGKRIIDSTGALALTEIPNELIVIGGGYIGLEMGSVYMRLGSKVTVIEALDRLVPAMDNDISSGLQKVLTKQGMEFKLSTKVQKASVIGNRVEVTTLDPQGNSTAITADYVLVAVGRRPYTDGLNLNAANITTDEKGRVSVNENWQTSTPNIYAVGDVIAGPMLAHKASEEGTACVERIANHNAFVNYDTIPGVIYTWPEAASVGITEEQAKQQNINYKVSKFPFMANGRAISMNEKDGFVKLIASKDDDRILGAHILGPRASDMIAEIVLGMEFSTTAADIALTIHAHPTLSEAVKEAALGLGTGMIHL, translated from the coding sequence ATGACAGAACAAACATTTGATCTTATCGTTATTGGCGCTGGCCCTGCTGGCTATGTCGCTTCCATTCGCGCTGCGCAACTCGGAATAAATGTGGCGTGTGTTGAAAAAGAATATTTGGGTGGCACCTGTTTAAATGTTGGTTGTATTCCCAGCAAAGCACTTCTTGAGTCGAGTGAACTCTACTTCCAAGCCAAACACGGCATGAAAGACCATGGCATCAATGTCGGCGATCTCACCATCGATCTGCAAAAATTTATGGATCGCAAAAACCAGATCGTCAGCAAATTCACCTCCAACATCGGTATGCTCTTCAAAAAAAAGAAAGTAACGAGCATCAAGGGAAGAGCCAAGTTTACGAGCACCACAACACTTGAAGTGACGAGTTCTGAAGGAACGAAAACAGTTTCGGCGAAGAATATCCTCATCGCAACGGGAAGTGCCCCTGTCGCTATTCCTAACGTTCCCTTTGATGGAAAAAGAATTATCGATTCCACGGGAGCACTTGCGCTGACGGAAATTCCAAACGAATTAATTGTTATTGGTGGCGGTTACATTGGACTCGAAATGGGATCTGTTTACATGCGTCTTGGAAGCAAAGTGACCGTAATCGAAGCACTCGATCGACTTGTTCCTGCGATGGATAATGACATCAGCAGCGGTTTACAAAAAGTTCTCACGAAACAAGGAATGGAATTTAAACTCTCCACCAAAGTACAGAAAGCGTCGGTTATCGGCAATCGTGTTGAGGTGACGACACTCGATCCGCAGGGGAATAGTACCGCCATTACCGCTGATTACGTTCTTGTCGCTGTTGGCCGTCGTCCGTATACTGACGGCCTCAACCTCAATGCTGCAAATATCACAACAGATGAAAAGGGACGCGTCAGCGTCAACGAAAATTGGCAGACATCAACACCGAATATTTATGCGGTCGGCGATGTGATTGCAGGTCCCATGCTCGCGCACAAAGCTTCAGAAGAGGGGACTGCGTGTGTTGAGCGTATTGCAAACCATAACGCTTTTGTAAATTACGACACCATTCCGGGTGTTATTTATACCTGGCCAGAAGCAGCATCTGTCGGCATCACCGAAGAACAGGCGAAACAACAAAACATCAATTACAAAGTTTCAAAATTTCCGTTTATGGCCAATGGCCGCGCGATTTCGATGAACGAAAAGGACGGCTTTGTAAAATTGATTGCGAGCAAAGATGACGATCGCATCTTAGGCGCGCACATTTTAGGTCCGCGCGCTTCTGACATGATCGCCGAAATCGTCCTCGGTATGGAGTTTTCAACAACCGCCGCCGACATTGCTCTCACCATCCACGCCCATCCCACTCTTTCCGAAGCGGTTAAAGAAGCTGCCCTCGGCCTCGGCACCGGCATGATTCATTTGTAA
- a CDS encoding 2-oxoglutarate dehydrogenase E1 component produces the protein MTISLHPTNVVYIEQLLQQYRDNPSSLEPTWRAFFDGIEFARENGKDLGDKLLFEFNVFQLIQAYREMGFLIADVNPLDRTPKSHPLLTLEQYHLSPFDLDRPCDAGKLLGLEAATLGDIVAHLRTSYCGPATVEFSHIGDPERRLWIQQRIESHELLQSTEATTKKNILHLLVQSETFDMTLHKRFVGQKRFSGEGNDAMIPMLADLIEQSAQTHTDEIIFGMAHRGRLSFLTNVLKKDLKTLFAEFLGNLETNTTPGDGDVKYHLGFSGEITTSSGKEVHLSLVPNPSHLEAINAVVMGMVRAKQQCKDDSTRMKTLAVLLHGDASFAGQGNVYETLNMSGLRGYTIGGTIHVIINNQIGFTTNPKDARSTPNTTDIAKMLQTPIFRVNADEPEMAVRCMRLALEYRNLFQDDVFIDLMGYRRYGHNEGDEPSFTQPLLSEKIKHHPRVAEIYTARLLEEGIITQEEAQAFREKLQTSYETLIEEAKKAKIPRTMSAFEKTWHDFSPVPQTETFFQTIDTAVAEKILQKMGDELSTSPENFQPHPKLIRFFEDRKEMIDGKRGIDWSLGEALAFGSLLCDNFSIRLSGQDVERGTFSHRHSVLYDITNNERYIPLNHLSERKKDYEVVNSLLSEFAAMGFEFGQSLADPYKLTLWEAQFGDFFNGAQVIVDQFLVSSAIKWQRSSGLVLLLPHGYEGMGPEHSSARLERFLQACAQQNIQVCNVSTPAQYFHLLRRQMLRSFRLPLVIMSPKSLLRHPRATSSMAELTTGTFCEILDETMLKSSKEMKRLILCSGKIYYELLAEREAQKIMNVPLIRIEQFYPFHAKYLQTIFQRYPKIKEIVWCQEEAQNMGGWHFMKNQLVPLLDQKVKLQYVGRPPQASVSGGYLHVHEAEQKRIVTTAFSDLEGAL, from the coding sequence ATGACCATCTCTCTTCATCCCACAAATGTCGTTTATATTGAGCAGCTTCTCCAACAGTATCGGGACAATCCTTCTTCTCTTGAGCCAACATGGCGCGCTTTTTTTGATGGGATTGAATTTGCGCGCGAAAATGGAAAGGATCTCGGAGACAAACTTCTTTTTGAGTTCAATGTGTTTCAACTCATTCAGGCGTACCGAGAAATGGGATTTCTCATTGCCGATGTTAATCCACTCGACCGCACCCCAAAGTCTCATCCTCTTTTGACATTGGAACAATATCATCTCTCTCCCTTCGATCTCGATCGTCCCTGTGACGCAGGAAAACTTTTAGGTTTAGAAGCAGCCACCCTGGGCGATATTGTGGCACATTTACGAACCTCCTATTGCGGGCCGGCCACTGTAGAATTTAGTCATATTGGAGATCCAGAACGTCGACTCTGGATTCAACAGCGCATCGAATCACATGAGCTTCTTCAATCTACTGAAGCAACAACGAAAAAAAATATTCTTCATCTTCTGGTTCAGTCTGAAACATTTGACATGACGCTTCACAAACGTTTCGTGGGACAAAAACGTTTTTCCGGTGAAGGAAACGACGCCATGATTCCGATGTTGGCTGATCTTATCGAACAATCAGCACAGACACATACAGATGAAATCATTTTTGGCATGGCGCATCGAGGACGGCTCTCATTTTTAACCAATGTTCTCAAAAAAGATCTCAAAACTCTTTTTGCTGAATTCTTGGGAAATCTCGAAACAAATACAACTCCAGGCGATGGCGATGTGAAATATCATTTAGGTTTTTCAGGAGAAATCACAACTTCTTCTGGGAAGGAAGTTCACCTTTCACTTGTTCCAAACCCCAGTCACCTCGAAGCCATTAATGCTGTGGTCATGGGCATGGTCCGTGCAAAACAGCAATGCAAAGATGACAGCACACGGATGAAAACACTCGCGGTGTTGTTGCATGGAGATGCTTCCTTTGCAGGTCAAGGAAATGTCTATGAAACCCTGAACATGTCGGGCTTACGCGGCTATACGATTGGTGGCACCATTCACGTGATCATCAATAATCAAATTGGTTTTACCACAAACCCGAAAGATGCTCGATCAACTCCGAATACGACTGATATTGCCAAAATGCTTCAGACTCCCATCTTCCGGGTCAATGCGGACGAGCCGGAAATGGCAGTACGATGCATGCGGCTTGCACTCGAATATCGCAACCTTTTTCAGGATGATGTTTTTATCGATCTCATGGGCTACCGTCGCTATGGACACAATGAAGGAGATGAACCCTCTTTTACCCAACCTCTTCTCTCTGAAAAAATTAAACATCACCCTCGTGTGGCTGAAATCTATACCGCTCGACTTCTCGAAGAGGGAATCATCACCCAAGAAGAGGCGCAAGCCTTTCGTGAAAAACTTCAGACTTCCTATGAAACATTGATTGAAGAAGCAAAAAAAGCAAAAATTCCTCGCACCATGAGTGCGTTTGAAAAAACATGGCACGATTTTTCTCCTGTTCCTCAAACAGAAACTTTTTTTCAAACCATCGACACCGCAGTTGCCGAAAAAATTCTTCAGAAGATGGGAGATGAACTTTCAACCTCTCCAGAAAATTTTCAACCTCATCCAAAACTGATCCGTTTTTTTGAGGATCGAAAAGAGATGATCGACGGAAAACGCGGAATTGACTGGAGTTTAGGAGAAGCTTTGGCTTTTGGCTCTCTTCTTTGTGACAATTTCTCGATACGATTGTCGGGCCAAGATGTGGAACGAGGAACATTTTCGCATCGGCACTCTGTGCTTTATGACATCACCAATAATGAACGATATATTCCTCTCAATCATCTCTCTGAAAGAAAAAAAGATTATGAAGTGGTGAATAGTTTGCTTTCAGAATTTGCTGCCATGGGTTTTGAATTTGGTCAAAGTCTTGCTGATCCTTACAAACTCACCCTTTGGGAAGCACAGTTCGGTGATTTCTTTAATGGCGCCCAAGTGATCGTCGATCAATTCTTGGTAAGTTCAGCCATTAAGTGGCAACGCTCGAGTGGACTCGTTCTCCTGCTCCCTCATGGCTACGAAGGGATGGGGCCGGAGCATTCATCGGCACGACTGGAACGATTTTTACAGGCATGTGCGCAACAGAATATTCAAGTCTGCAATGTCAGTACACCTGCACAATACTTTCATCTGTTGCGTCGTCAAATGCTTCGATCCTTTCGTCTTCCCCTTGTCATCATGTCGCCGAAAAGCCTTCTTCGACATCCACGTGCAACTTCATCGATGGCTGAACTTACCACCGGAACCTTTTGCGAAATACTCGACGAAACGATGCTCAAGTCATCAAAAGAGATGAAACGTCTCATTCTTTGCAGCGGTAAAATTTATTACGAACTCTTGGCAGAGCGCGAAGCACAAAAAATAATGAATGTTCCGCTCATTCGTATTGAACAATTTTATCCTTTTCATGCGAAATATTTACAAACGATTTTTCAACGATATCCAAAAATAAAAGAAATCGTCTGGTGTCAGGAAGAAGCGCAAAACATGGGAGGTTGGCATTTCATGAAAAATCAGCTTGTGCCACTTCTTGACCAGAAGGTGAAGCTTCAGTATGTCGGTCGTCCACCGCAAGCAAGTGTTTCGGGTGGTTATCTGCATGTTCACGAAGCAGAACAAAAACGAATCGTCACCACCGCATTCAGCGATCTTGAAGGAGCACTATGA